One Spinacia oleracea cultivar Varoflay chromosome 4, BTI_SOV_V1, whole genome shotgun sequence DNA segment encodes these proteins:
- the LOC130472016 gene encoding protein FAR1-RELATED SEQUENCE 5-like — MAWVDLNESVPDLNENVPESSQYRLITDGQEVIVNPPSVGMCFTTGHEFFEFCQLYAFKEGFEMFIKSNKLKKEYKEKGVSKSGVGKYEAKPHMMELIRLKCKKGGVKKGVGSNVTGCKMNIYGVSRDGLFTILTCDLQHNHPLNPDCSRLMVNYRCIDGTTFKRAMINDMGGVSISKNFGTHLIEKGGYENITFNNRDLRNAINVERRSSRFSAADAAGLDAYFKAQRDLHPEFYSSIQVDDDGVFTNAFWSDARSRGTCKYFGDVITFDTTFACNRYRIPFAPFIGVNHHGKSIIFAAALISHENTPSFVWVFEEFLKCMGKAPLGILTDQDKAICRAIELVFPGVRHRLCLWHMLQNASKNLGSLSDWKKIDTLIRTAIHDLIDPDEFDEAWCHVMDEYGLRGPGWMKDAYDNRRQWAPAYNRGKFWAGMSSTQRSEGMNRFFKTHVNLDCGLVLFIHNYEYCMRIKAEEEKQDNFDNIDKPAKIDVDKSVLVEYVLVKTYTSEKFAEVVKERRGLTHTNVTKTSCHGSVVLYRADEKLTSPFWRKRFKSYDVRVDKENGDLHCSCNLFEFTGILCRHIMRAMDVEDFQFVPEKYILQRWMKSVRSYESIRVSYFDPLESIRLGKAKELSQRHNYLSELAMRNDDALRLYKEAMDVVRLKMEDVVGIRKTGEKGDDLICWWDPDARNVFGRRRLRPREFGERARLRDVEPVVDENRIKTPVDKRHTGRAKTKRNAPFGGKAGGNSKNKKVVTEEEVIANEELICNAFGNLPSYRARQQHANHVGGTYAENVPQSSNVHPSQSSQAHPSQLHLSQDCSQSFEFDINDWRTRL, encoded by the exons ATGGCTTGGGTAGACCTAAACGAAAGTGTCCCTGATCTGAATGAAAATGTTCCTGAAAGCTCACAATATAGATTAATAACTGATGGACAAGAAGTTATCGTTAACCCCCCTAGTGTAGGGATGTGTTTTACAACGGGCCATGAGTTTTTCGAATTTTGTCAGTTGTATGCCTTCAAAGAAGGATTTGAGATGTTTATCAAAAGTAATAAGCTGAAAAAAGAGTACAAAGAAAAGGGAGTATCTAAGTCTGGTGTGGGAAAGTATGAGGCAAAGCCGCATATGATGGAACTTATTAGATTAAAATGCAAGAAGGGAGGGGTGAAAAAAGGTGTTGGGTCTAATGTGACCGGTTGTAAGATGAATATTTACGGTGTAAGTAGAGATGGGCTATTTACTATATTGACTTGTGACTTGCAACACAATCATCCTTTAAATCCTGACTGTAGTAGACTGATGGTTAATTATAGATGTATAGACGGTACTACATTTAAGAGGGCGATGATCAATGACATGGGTGGTGTTAGCATAAGTAAGAACTTTGGTACGCATCTAATTGAAAAGGGAGGTTATGAAAATATTACATTTAATAATAGAGACTTGAGGAACGCAATCAACGTCGAACGTCGTTCATCAAGATTTAGTGCTGCAGATGCCGCAGGACTCGATGCTTACTTTAAGGCACAACGTGATTTGCATCCCGAGTTTTATAGCTCAATACAAGTAGATGATGATGGTGTTTTTACGAATGCATTTTGGTCGGATGCACGTAGTAGGGGTACATGCAAATATTTTGGGGATGTTATTACTTTTGATACTACTTTCGCTTGCAACCG GTATCGGATTCCATTTGCTCCATTCATTGGTGTAAACCATCATGGCAAATCAATTATATTTGCTGCGGCCTTAATTTCCCATGAAAATACTCCCTCATTTGTTTGGGTATTTGAAGAATTCCTGAAGTGTATGGGGAAGGCACCACTAGGCATCTTAACCGACCAAGACAAAGCAATTTGTAGAGCAATTGAGCTAGTCTTCCCGGGCGTCCGTCACAGACTATGTTTGTGGCACATGCTCCAGAATGCTAGTAAGAACCTAGGTAGTCTCAGTGATTGGAAGAAAATAGACACCCTGATCAGAACTGCAATACATGATCTGATTGATCCAGATGAGTTCGATGAAGCTTGGTGTCATGTGATGGATGAGTACGGTTTAAGGGGTCCTGGGTGGATGAAGGACGCGTATGATAACAGGCGTCAGTGGGCTCCGGCATATAATAGAGGAAAGTTTTGGGCAGGTATGTCTTCTACACAAAGGAGTGAGGGTATGAATAGATTTTTTAAAACTCACGTGAACTTAGATTGTGGTTTAGTTTTGTTCATTCATAATTATGAATATTGTATGAGGATAAAAGCTGAGGAAGAGAAACAGGATAATTTTGATAACATTGATAAGCCTGCTAAGATTGATGTTGATAAGAGTGTTTTAGTTGAGTATGTATTGGTTAAGACGTACACTAGTGAGAAGTTTGCTGAGGTTGTTAAAGAGCGTAGAGGATTGACACACACAAATGTCACGAAAACCTCATGTCATGGATCAGTGGTGTTGTATAGAGCTGATGAAAAACTAACCTCACCGTTTTGGCGGAAAAGGTTTAAAAGTTATGATGTTAGGGTGGATAAGGAAAATGGTGATTTACATTGCTCttgtaacttgtttgaatttacGGGAATACTTTGTAGACATATAATGCGTGCAATGGATGTAGAGGATTTTCAATTTGTTCCAGAAAAGTACATACTACAACGGTGGATGAAGAGTGTTAGGTCGTACGAGAGCATTCGAGTATCTTACTTCGACCCTCTTGAATCTATCAGATTGGGCAAAGCCAAAGAGCTTTCACAACGGCATAATTACTTGTCTGAATTAGCTATGCGTAATGATGATGCACTTCGGTTGTACAAGGAGGCTATGGATGTTGTGCGGCTAAAAATGGAGGATGTAGTCGGAATACGAAAGACTGGGGAAAAAGGGGACGACCTTATATGTTGGTGGGACCCAGATGCGAGAAATGTATTTGGTCGTCGAAGGCTACGTCCACGAGAATTTGGTGAGAGAGCCAGATTAAGGGATGTAGAACCGGTCGTGGACGAGAACAGGATCAAAACACCGGTTGACAAACGGCATACTGGTAGGGCAAAGACAAAAAGGAATGCTCCTTTTGGTGGAAAGGCCGGTGGGAATTCTAAGAACAAAAAAGTGGTTACTGAAGAGGAAGTTATTGCTAATGAg GAACTTATTTGCAACGCATTTGGAAATCTTCCAAGTTACCGTGCTAGGCAACAACACGCGAATCACGTTGGGGGTACATATGCGGAGAACGTCCCACAAAGTTCTAATGTACATCCTTCTCAAAGTTCTCAAGCACACCCGTCCCAATTACATTTGTCTCAGGATTGTTCACAGTCATTTGAATTTGATATTAACGATTGGCGCACCAGATTGTGA
- the LOC130472017 gene encoding DNA repair protein XRCC3 homolog: protein MATSVNKITTRCSEIDSMLSGGITIGEVTEVCGENASGDLETLNGNPLDYITTKQVDTPHEIPDVLEWTVKLIKMSQNSSMPIRVVVIDSIGSMFTGHFENNVVGSTERKDLIQAIGYGLRTIAASNHVAVVVANNVIDVFPSDHDTTQNFIISSGRKVRPALGASWTRNVRTRLMLSKRFNSFTQQIDRFINIAFSPSLEVDACMFNITEEGIVGVCS, encoded by the exons ATGGCTACTAGTGTAAACAAAATCACAACGAGATGCAGTGAAATCGATTCGATGTTGAGTGGGGGAATAACAATCGGTGAAGTGACTGAGGTGTGTGGCGAAAATGCATCAG GGGACCTTGAAACATTAAATGGAAATCCTTTGGATTACATAACTACAAAGCAAGTTGACACTCCTCATGAAATACCGGATGTGCTAGAATGGACTGTAAAACTTATTAAAATGTCTCAAAATTCATCAATGCCAATCCGCGTTGTTGTTATTGATTCAATAGGTAGTATGTTCACTGGTCATTTTGAAAACAATGTTGTTGGCTCAACCGAAAGAAAGGATCTTATACAAGCTATTGGTTATGGGTTACGTACAATTGCCGCATCCAATCATGTTGCCGTTGTTGTGGCTAACAATGTGATTGACGTATTTCCATCTGATCACGATACAACGCAAAATTTCATTATATCGTCTGGGAGAAAGGTCCGTCCGGCTTTGGGCGCCTCATGGACACGCAATGTACGCACTCGTCTAATGTTGTCCAAAAGATTTAATTCGTTTACCCAACAAATTGACAGATTTATAAACATTGCATTTTCACCATCATTAGAGGTAGATGCATGTATGTTCAACATCACTGAAGAGGGGATTGTCGGTGTTTGTAGTTAA